The Streptomyces sp. HUAS CB01 genome has a segment encoding these proteins:
- a CDS encoding DUF4190 domain-containing protein: protein MEPSSQGWTPPGGSGPAQPPTPPPPQPAPQAYPYPMPAGVQPGTPYPPYGQVPRRPGTNGFAIGSLVTGIVCCLPPLGLVLGLIALAQIRKRGDAGRGLAIAGTVLSVVSTLLMTVAFATGTAGEVWDGFRKAARESAAADSTFDLRTGQCFDTPGRGLQDEEEASSVRVVDCGTPHEGEVTGTFPLDEFDAWPGEKTVETEAERRCEDVNSAYTLDWWAVPETAEPYYYMPTRDSWRFGDRTVTCALASGGPKLRSSVRSDRTTLDPAQLAYLEGELAVDTVWWEEPEDLFEDDPEANRAWAERMVRTLGTEARELRAAPWPAAARRHALARAKEYDTARRHFGRAAVAQDEGSFWDATSEAGDAFRQETEIAVRSALGLATDPPEEPGDPEEEAPLPSDGTTV from the coding sequence GTGGAACCGTCGTCGCAGGGATGGACGCCCCCGGGCGGGTCCGGCCCGGCGCAGCCGCCCACCCCGCCCCCGCCGCAGCCCGCGCCGCAGGCGTACCCGTACCCGATGCCGGCGGGCGTACAGCCCGGAACGCCGTACCCGCCCTACGGGCAGGTGCCGCGGCGGCCCGGCACCAACGGCTTCGCCATCGGCTCGCTCGTGACCGGCATCGTGTGCTGTCTGCCCCCGCTCGGCCTCGTCCTCGGACTGATCGCGCTGGCGCAGATCAGGAAGCGGGGGGACGCGGGCCGGGGCCTGGCGATCGCCGGCACCGTGCTCTCCGTCGTCAGCACGCTTCTGATGACCGTCGCGTTCGCGACCGGCACCGCGGGCGAGGTGTGGGACGGCTTCCGCAAGGCGGCGCGCGAGAGCGCCGCGGCGGATTCCACGTTCGACCTGCGGACCGGGCAGTGCTTCGACACCCCGGGCCGCGGTCTGCAGGACGAGGAGGAGGCGTCCTCCGTCCGGGTCGTGGACTGCGGCACACCCCACGAGGGCGAAGTCACCGGCACCTTCCCGCTCGACGAGTTCGACGCGTGGCCCGGGGAGAAGACCGTCGAGACCGAGGCCGAGCGGCGGTGCGAGGACGTCAACAGCGCCTACACACTGGACTGGTGGGCCGTTCCCGAGACGGCGGAGCCCTACTACTACATGCCGACCAGGGACAGCTGGCGCTTCGGCGACCGGACCGTCACCTGCGCCCTGGCGAGCGGCGGACCGAAGCTCCGGTCCTCCGTCCGCAGCGACCGTACGACCCTGGACCCGGCCCAACTCGCCTATCTGGAGGGTGAGCTGGCCGTCGACACGGTCTGGTGGGAGGAGCCGGAGGACCTTTTCGAGGACGACCCGGAGGCCAACCGCGCCTGGGCCGAGCGGATGGTGCGAACGCTCGGCACCGAGGCGCGTGAACTGCGCGCCGCGCCCTGGCCCGCGGCCGCCCGCAGACACGCCCTGGCCCGCGCGAAGGAGTACGACACAGCGCGCCGCCACTTCGGCCGGGCGGCGGTGGCGCAGGACGAGGGGAGCTTCTGGGACGCCACGTCGGAGGCGGGCGACGCCTTCCGGCAGGAGACCGAGATCGCCGTCCGGTCCGCCCTCGGCCTCGCCACGGACCCGCCGGAGGAGCCCGGCGACCCGGAGGAGGAGGCTCCGTTGCCGAGCGACGGCACGACGGTCTGA
- a CDS encoding glycoside hydrolase family 18 protein — MRRRTLARLTIAAASLALLAPLAPLSPAAAAGPGHGRPPAPHTQKRVGYFTQWGVYGRNFQVKDLDTSGAAAKLTHINYAFGNVSADGTCFTGNVPGEADAWADYVRPLDAAGSVDGVADTAEQPLAGNFNQLRELKAKHPGLRVLISLGGWSWSTHFSDAARTPASRKALVASCLDLYIKGNLPLDGTRGGAGAAAGLFDGIDLDWEWPGSEGDTDTVYRPEDKRNFIALVREFRTQLDAYGRSLKKRRHYELTAFVPAAAAKIDAGFEVPRIMRDLDFVTLQGYDFHVSGEKTTAQQSALYARDDFSVDRTVRDWLRRGAPARKLVVGIPFYGQGWTGVTGGGDGLGQPAGAPAPATWAAGYEDYKALKKLADSGTYTLHRDRRNGHAWLFDGTTLWTYDDPQVLRTKSAYIRRLGLGGAMFWSLDGDTPDGELMTAVDRGLKGR, encoded by the coding sequence ATGCGCCGAAGAACCCTTGCTCGGCTGACCATCGCCGCCGCCTCGCTCGCGCTCCTCGCCCCGCTGGCCCCGCTCTCCCCCGCGGCCGCCGCCGGCCCCGGCCACGGCCGCCCGCCCGCGCCCCACACCCAGAAGCGTGTCGGCTATTTCACCCAATGGGGCGTCTACGGACGGAACTTCCAGGTGAAGGATCTGGACACCAGCGGCGCCGCAGCGAAGCTCACCCACATCAACTACGCGTTCGGGAACGTCAGTGCGGACGGCACGTGCTTCACCGGCAATGTGCCGGGCGAGGCCGACGCCTGGGCGGACTACGTCCGTCCGCTGGACGCGGCCGGCTCGGTCGACGGCGTCGCCGACACCGCCGAACAGCCGCTCGCGGGCAACTTCAACCAGCTGCGCGAGCTCAAGGCCAAGCACCCCGGACTCCGGGTGCTGATCTCGCTCGGCGGCTGGAGCTGGTCGACGCACTTCTCCGACGCGGCCCGGACCCCCGCCTCGCGCAAGGCGCTCGTGGCATCCTGCCTCGACCTCTACATCAAGGGCAATCTGCCCCTGGACGGCACGCGCGGCGGCGCCGGAGCGGCCGCCGGCCTCTTCGACGGCATCGACCTCGACTGGGAGTGGCCGGGGTCGGAAGGCGACACGGACACCGTGTACCGGCCGGAGGACAAACGGAACTTCATCGCACTGGTACGGGAGTTCCGCACCCAGCTCGACGCGTACGGCAGGTCGCTGAAGAAGCGCAGGCACTACGAACTGACGGCCTTCGTCCCGGCGGCGGCCGCCAAGATCGACGCCGGTTTCGAGGTCCCCCGGATCATGCGCGACCTGGACTTCGTGACGCTCCAGGGATACGACTTCCACGTCTCCGGCGAGAAGACCACCGCCCAGCAGTCCGCCCTGTACGCCCGGGACGACTTCAGCGTCGACCGGACCGTGCGGGACTGGCTGCGCCGGGGGGCACCCGCCCGGAAGCTGGTCGTGGGCATACCGTTCTACGGCCAGGGCTGGACGGGGGTCACCGGCGGCGGCGACGGCCTCGGACAGCCGGCGGGCGCACCCGCCCCGGCCACCTGGGCCGCGGGGTACGAGGACTACAAAGCCCTGAAGAAGCTGGCGGATTCGGGGACGTACACGCTCCACCGCGACCGGCGCAACGGCCATGCCTGGCTCTTCGACGGCACCACGCTGTGGACGTACGACGACCCGCAGGTGCTCCGCACCAAGTCGGCGTACATCCGTCGTCTCGGGCTCGGAGGCGCGATGTTCTGGTCCCTGGACGGGGACACCCCGGACGGAGAGCTGATGACGGCCGTCGACCGGGGACTGAAGGGGCGCTGA
- a CDS encoding GntR family transcriptional regulator — protein MTFGEQPAYLRVASDLRQKIVSGSLPPHTRLPSQARIREEYGVSDTVALEARKVLMAEGLVEGRSGSGTYVRERPVPRRIARSGYRPPSGANPFRQEQAAEGVRGTWESSSEQEPASAAVAGRLGVAPGDRVMRTRYVFRDAGEPTMLSTSWEPLSITGRTPVMLPEEGPLGGCGVVERMGAIDVVVDNVVEEVGARPGLAEELLTLGGVPGHVVMVIQRTYYASGRAVETADVVVPADRFRIAYHLPVR, from the coding sequence GTGACATTCGGTGAGCAGCCCGCCTATCTGCGCGTTGCGAGCGATCTCCGTCAAAAAATCGTCAGTGGCTCGCTGCCGCCGCACACCCGCCTTCCCTCGCAGGCCCGGATCCGCGAGGAGTACGGGGTCTCCGACACCGTCGCGCTGGAGGCGCGGAAGGTGCTGATGGCCGAGGGTCTGGTCGAGGGGCGCTCCGGCTCGGGGACGTACGTGAGGGAACGGCCGGTGCCGCGGCGCATCGCCCGCTCGGGCTACCGGCCGCCGTCCGGCGCCAACCCCTTCCGCCAGGAGCAGGCCGCCGAGGGGGTGCGCGGCACCTGGGAGTCGAGCAGTGAGCAGGAGCCGGCGAGCGCCGCCGTCGCGGGCAGGCTGGGGGTCGCCCCCGGCGACCGCGTGATGCGCACGCGATACGTCTTCCGGGACGCCGGCGAGCCCACGATGCTGTCCACCTCCTGGGAGCCGCTCTCCATCACGGGGCGCACGCCGGTGATGCTGCCCGAGGAGGGGCCGCTCGGCGGCTGCGGCGTCGTCGAGCGGATGGGAGCCATCGACGTCGTCGTGGACAACGTGGTCGAGGAGGTGGGCGCCCGGCCGGGGCTGGCGGAGGAACTGCTCACGCTCGGCGGGGTGCCCGGCCATGTGGTGATGGTCATCCAGCGGACCTACTACGCGTCGGGGCGAGCCGTCGAGACGGCGGACGTCGTGGTCCCGGCCGACCGTTTCCGTATCGCGTACCACCTGCCGGTGCGCTGA
- a CDS encoding SPOR domain-containing protein, producing MTDDGTMLPWLVIRQDDNGNRYRVGRYATQVEAQRIADSLGDRGHKQLYWVEHMGQTAPS from the coding sequence ATGACCGACGATGGCACGATGCTGCCCTGGCTGGTGATCCGCCAGGACGACAACGGCAATCGCTATCGCGTGGGCCGCTACGCCACGCAGGTCGAGGCGCAGAGGATCGCGGACAGTCTCGGCGACCGCGGCCACAAGCAGCTCTACTGGGTGGAGCACATGGGGCAGACCGCACCCTCCTGA
- a CDS encoding (deoxy)nucleoside triphosphate pyrophosphohydrolase, with product MTDRVNARVVVAGALYDQGRLLAARRSAPPEFAGRWELPGGKLEPGESPEEALVRELREELGVETEPVERVPGEWPLGPGYVLQVWTARLISGQPRPLEDHDELRWLAVDELDAVDWLPQDRPAVEEAVRRLPRDHPGGARG from the coding sequence ATGACAGATCGTGTGAACGCCCGGGTGGTGGTGGCCGGGGCCCTCTACGACCAGGGGCGGCTGCTCGCCGCGCGGCGCAGCGCGCCGCCCGAGTTCGCCGGACGCTGGGAGCTGCCCGGCGGCAAGCTCGAACCCGGCGAGTCCCCCGAGGAGGCCCTCGTCCGCGAGCTGCGGGAGGAGCTGGGCGTGGAGACCGAGCCGGTCGAGCGCGTCCCCGGCGAGTGGCCGCTCGGCCCGGGCTATGTGCTCCAGGTCTGGACGGCACGACTGATCTCGGGTCAGCCGCGTCCGCTGGAGGACCACGACGAGCTGCGCTGGCTCGCCGTCGACGAACTCGACGCCGTGGACTGGCTGCCCCAGGACCGTCCCGCGGTGGAGGAAGCCGTGCGCCGGCTGCCGCGGGACCACCCAGGGGGCGCACGCGGCTGA
- a CDS encoding ATP-binding protein, which translates to MVGVIDTQGACAEWTFPAEPDAARSARHAVRDALRKWGLGPAVVDVTVLLVSELVTNSLRYTSGPIGVRLVRPTVDGAVPPRPPALLVEVSDPLPDPPLERPAGPDDEGGRGLQLVACAARRWGTRRGRTGKTVWFELPLPG; encoded by the coding sequence GTGGTCGGCGTGATCGACACCCAAGGCGCATGCGCCGAGTGGACCTTCCCTGCCGAGCCGGACGCCGCGCGGTCCGCCCGCCACGCCGTGCGCGACGCGCTGCGGAAGTGGGGTCTCGGGCCCGCCGTGGTCGATGTGACGGTACTCCTGGTCAGCGAGCTCGTGACCAATTCCCTTCGGTACACCTCCGGGCCCATCGGGGTCCGCCTGGTCCGGCCGACCGTCGACGGGGCGGTCCCACCGCGACCCCCCGCGCTGCTCGTGGAGGTCTCCGATCCGCTTCCGGATCCGCCCCTTGAGCGCCCCGCGGGGCCTGATGACGAGGGTGGACGGGGGCTGCAACTGGTGGCCTGCGCGGCTCGCCGCTGGGGGACTCGACGAGGCAGAACGGGTAAGACCGTGTGGTTCGAGCTGCCCCTGCCTGGTTAG
- a CDS encoding SpoIIE family protein phosphatase, with amino-acid sequence MSEIPETASGVVWQSSPPGSIYDYIKVASFSIGPDGLVDQWSRRAAEQFGISAEDVRGKDPVDVFIPSELRPRGHRKVAEILDGKEWTGLVPFRLPGGRGAHGLAEVYVMPSETENGERAALCIVVDVRALRRIETDLAASQAIFGQSPFGFLLFGTDLTVLRANERFATVFGGVADDHRGRTVHDYLSRPEAERMTAALQRVLETGESVTDLQIIGSAPGSSDRRHWAVNLYRVHSGSGRPVGVAGLGIDVTRRHIAAREAASARRNLALLNEASARIGNSLDLETTARELLDVAVPGFCDLASVDLYQGLLTGDEAPPGRWGPARPETYGGSAELRRVAFASTVSETLLGGASGAGTPASPEVGAVHHYPFSSACADALRTARVRAIPGEDGSLVQSTLAVPMVAHDTVVGLVQFSRAKGSEPFGERDRALAVELAARAAVCIDNARLYRREHERALILQRSLLPPGDPEAAGLDIACRYLPGNTATEVGGDWFDVIELPGHRTALVVGDVMGRGLRAAVAMGELRTAVRTLALLDLEPAEVLSALDEIARGLGTPSGAQQASRVAHKTRGPELSEVYLATCVYAVYDPVTRRCTFANAGHLPPVLVEPGEEALMLDVPPGMPLGVGGEPFEEVQVELPEGALLALYTDGLVESRDHPLDEGLSAFRRALTEPARAVPEPRSPGGPAGGPHGGTPSATDGGSRSRSLEDVCDHVLASLDTRHGEDDIALLMARIQGLATEAVGDWRLPREPRSVGRARELARAQLSAWDLDPLVDTVELLVSELVTNALRYGEGEIRLRLLRDRTLVCEVWDAGLVQPRRRRARDTDEGGRGLQLVGLLSAAWGSRRTPRGKTVWFELALPDGDSAAEPSVEQLLSMF; translated from the coding sequence GTGAGCGAGATACCTGAGACGGCGAGCGGCGTGGTGTGGCAGAGCAGTCCGCCCGGCTCCATCTACGACTACATCAAGGTCGCGTCGTTCTCGATCGGCCCGGACGGGCTGGTCGACCAGTGGAGCAGGCGTGCCGCCGAGCAGTTCGGCATCTCCGCCGAGGACGTCAGGGGCAAGGACCCGGTCGACGTCTTCATCCCCTCCGAGCTCCGCCCGCGGGGCCACCGCAAGGTCGCCGAGATCCTGGACGGCAAGGAGTGGACGGGCCTCGTCCCCTTCCGCCTGCCGGGTGGGCGCGGCGCGCACGGACTGGCCGAGGTCTACGTGATGCCGAGCGAGACGGAGAACGGCGAGCGTGCCGCGCTCTGTATCGTCGTCGACGTACGCGCCCTACGGCGGATCGAGACGGACCTCGCCGCCTCGCAGGCGATATTCGGCCAATCTCCTTTTGGCTTCCTTCTGTTCGGTACCGACCTCACCGTGCTGCGCGCCAACGAGCGCTTCGCGACGGTCTTCGGCGGGGTCGCCGATGACCACCGCGGCCGAACCGTGCACGACTACCTCTCCCGCCCCGAGGCGGAGCGGATGACCGCCGCGCTCCAACGCGTCCTGGAGACCGGGGAGTCGGTCACCGACCTCCAGATCATCGGCAGCGCACCCGGCAGCTCGGACCGGCGCCACTGGGCCGTCAACCTCTACCGCGTGCACAGCGGTTCCGGCCGGCCCGTCGGGGTCGCCGGACTCGGCATCGACGTGACGCGCCGCCACATCGCGGCCCGCGAGGCCGCCAGCGCCCGCCGCAACCTCGCCCTGCTCAACGAGGCCAGCGCTCGCATCGGCAACTCCCTCGACCTGGAGACCACCGCACGCGAACTCCTCGACGTCGCCGTACCCGGCTTCTGCGACCTCGCATCCGTGGACCTCTACCAGGGACTGCTCACGGGCGACGAGGCCCCGCCCGGGCGCTGGGGCCCCGCCCGGCCCGAGACCTACGGCGGCAGCGCCGAGCTGCGACGCGTCGCCTTCGCCAGCACCGTCTCCGAGACCCTGCTCGGCGGCGCCTCCGGAGCCGGCACACCGGCCAGCCCCGAGGTCGGCGCCGTCCACCACTACCCCTTCAGCTCCGCCTGCGCCGACGCCCTGCGCACGGCCAGGGTCCGCGCCATCCCCGGCGAGGACGGCAGCCTCGTCCAGTCCACGCTCGCCGTGCCGATGGTCGCCCACGACACGGTCGTCGGCCTCGTCCAGTTCTCCCGGGCCAAGGGCAGCGAACCCTTCGGCGAACGGGACCGGGCACTCGCCGTCGAGCTCGCCGCCCGTGCCGCGGTCTGCATCGACAACGCCCGTCTGTACCGCCGTGAGCACGAGCGCGCCCTGATCCTCCAGCGCAGCCTCCTGCCCCCCGGCGACCCGGAGGCCGCAGGCCTCGACATCGCCTGCCGCTACCTCCCCGGCAACACCGCCACCGAGGTGGGCGGCGACTGGTTCGACGTCATCGAGCTCCCCGGCCACCGCACCGCCCTCGTGGTCGGCGACGTCATGGGACGGGGACTGCGCGCCGCCGTCGCCATGGGTGAACTCCGCACCGCCGTCAGGACGTTGGCCCTGCTGGACCTGGAGCCCGCGGAGGTGCTCTCCGCACTCGACGAGATCGCCCGCGGACTCGGCACGCCGAGCGGGGCCCAGCAGGCCTCCCGGGTCGCCCACAAGACCCGCGGGCCCGAACTCTCCGAGGTCTACCTGGCGACCTGCGTCTACGCCGTGTACGACCCGGTGACCCGGCGCTGCACCTTCGCCAACGCGGGCCATCTGCCTCCCGTCCTCGTCGAGCCGGGCGAGGAGGCGCTGATGCTCGACGTACCGCCGGGCATGCCGCTCGGGGTCGGCGGCGAACCCTTCGAGGAGGTCCAGGTCGAGCTTCCGGAGGGTGCGCTGCTCGCCCTGTACACCGACGGGCTCGTCGAGTCGCGCGACCATCCGCTGGACGAAGGGCTCAGCGCCTTCCGACGCGCCCTGACCGAGCCGGCCCGCGCCGTACCGGAACCCCGTTCCCCCGGCGGTCCCGCGGGCGGACCGCACGGCGGGACTCCTTCCGCGACCGACGGCGGATCCCGCTCCCGTTCGCTCGAGGACGTCTGCGACCACGTGCTCGCCAGCCTCGACACCCGGCACGGCGAGGACGACATCGCGCTGCTGATGGCCCGGATCCAGGGCCTGGCCACCGAGGCCGTGGGGGACTGGCGGCTGCCGCGCGAACCCCGGTCGGTGGGCCGCGCCCGCGAGCTGGCCAGGGCCCAGCTCAGCGCCTGGGACCTCGACCCGCTCGTGGACACGGTCGAGCTGCTCGTCAGCGAGCTCGTCACCAACGCCCTGCGCTACGGCGAGGGCGAGATCCGGCTGCGGCTGCTGCGCGACCGGACCCTGGTCTGCGAGGTGTGGGACGCCGGTCTCGTACAGCCGCGGCGCCGGCGGGCCCGGGACACCGACGAGGGAGGACGGGGGCTGCAGCTCGTCGGTCTGCTGAGCGCCGCCTGGGGCTCCCGCCGGACGCCCCGGGGCAAGACGGTGTGGTTCGAACTCGCCCTGCCCGACGGGGACTCCGCAGCCGAGCCCAGCGTCGAGCAGCTGCTGAGCATGTTCTGA
- a CDS encoding succinate dehydrogenase/fumarate reductase iron-sulfur subunit — protein MSTYDARFRVWRGDQDGGSLEDFTVEVNDGEVVLDIIHRLQATQAGDLAVRWNCKAGKCGSCSAEINGRPRLMCMTRMSVFDRSETVTVTPLRAFPVVRDLVTDVSYNYAKAREVPSFVPPPGVAAGEYRMQQIDVDRSQEFRKCIECFLCQDTCHVVRDHEENKAAFAGPRFLMRVAELDMHPLDAAAESGLDRKRTAQEDHGLGYCNITKCCTEVCPEGIHITDNALIPLKERAVDRKYDPLVWLGSKIRRRGEQTT, from the coding sequence ATGAGCACGTACGACGCTCGGTTCAGGGTCTGGCGGGGCGACCAGGACGGCGGGAGCCTCGAGGACTTCACGGTCGAGGTCAACGACGGCGAGGTCGTCCTCGACATCATCCACCGGCTGCAGGCCACCCAGGCCGGGGATCTCGCGGTGCGGTGGAACTGCAAGGCCGGCAAGTGCGGCTCGTGCAGCGCTGAGATCAACGGCCGGCCGCGACTGATGTGCATGACCCGTATGTCGGTCTTCGACCGCTCCGAGACCGTCACGGTCACCCCGCTGCGGGCCTTCCCTGTGGTGCGCGACCTGGTCACGGACGTGTCGTACAACTACGCCAAGGCCCGTGAGGTGCCGTCCTTCGTGCCGCCGCCGGGAGTCGCGGCCGGAGAGTACCGGATGCAGCAGATCGACGTGGACCGCTCACAGGAGTTCCGCAAGTGCATCGAGTGCTTCCTGTGCCAGGACACCTGCCATGTGGTGCGTGACCACGAGGAGAACAAGGCGGCCTTCGCCGGGCCGCGCTTCCTCATGCGCGTGGCCGAGCTCGACATGCACCCGCTGGACGCCGCGGCCGAGTCGGGTCTCGACCGCAAGCGCACGGCCCAGGAGGACCACGGGCTCGGCTACTGCAACATCACCAAGTGCTGCACGGAGGTGTGCCCCGAGGGCATCCACATCACGGACAACGCGCTGATCCCGCTCAAGGAGCGCGCGGTCGACCGGAAGTACGACCCGCTGGTGTGGCTGGGCAGCAAGATCAGGCGCCGGGGCGAACAGACCACGTAG
- a CDS encoding fumarate reductase/succinate dehydrogenase flavoprotein subunit, which translates to MTELERQQWDVVVVGAGGAGLRAAIEAREAGARTAVICKSLFGKAHTVMAEGGIAASMGNVNSHDNWQVHFRDTMRGGKFLNQWRMAELHAQEAPDRVWELETWGALFDRTKDGKISQRNFGGHEYPRLAHVGDRTGLELIRTLQQKVVSLQQEDEREFGDPEARLKVFQECTVTRVLKDGDRVSGAFCYERESGRFFVLEAPAVVLATGGIGKSFKVTSNSWEYTGDGHALALLAGAPLLNMEFVQFHPTGMVWPPSVKGILVTESVRGDGGVLRNSEGRRFMFDYVPDVFKEKYAETEEEGDRWYEDPDNNRRPPELLPRDEVARAINAEVKAGRGSPHGGVFLDVSTRMPAEVIRRRLPSMYHQFKELADVDITAEAMEVGPTCHYVMGGIAVESDTASAVGVPGLYAAGEVAGGMHGSNRLGGNSLSDLLVFGRRAGLHAAEYAAGLADARPAVDEEQIDAAAAEALRPFSAEGPEPDAPPENPYTLHQELQQAMNDLVGIIRRESEMAQALRKLADLRVRARRAGVEGHRQFNPGWHLALDLRNMLLVSECIARSALERTESRGGHTREDHPAMEREWRRINLLCRLADRTLSFGPVEPGAPAADPVRGQIDLARETTEPIRHDLLALFEKEELVKYLAEEELYE; encoded by the coding sequence ATGACTGAGCTCGAACGGCAGCAGTGGGACGTTGTCGTCGTGGGCGCGGGTGGTGCGGGGCTGCGGGCCGCCATCGAGGCGCGTGAGGCGGGCGCCCGTACGGCCGTCATCTGCAAGTCCCTGTTCGGCAAGGCCCACACCGTGATGGCGGAGGGCGGGATCGCCGCCTCCATGGGCAATGTGAACTCCCACGACAACTGGCAGGTCCACTTCCGCGACACCATGCGCGGCGGCAAGTTCCTCAACCAGTGGCGGATGGCGGAGCTGCACGCCCAGGAGGCGCCCGACCGGGTCTGGGAGCTGGAGACCTGGGGCGCGCTCTTCGACCGCACCAAGGACGGGAAGATCTCCCAGCGCAACTTCGGCGGCCACGAGTACCCGCGTCTGGCGCACGTCGGCGACCGGACCGGGCTGGAGCTCATCCGGACCCTCCAGCAGAAGGTCGTCTCGCTCCAGCAGGAGGACGAGCGGGAGTTCGGCGACCCCGAGGCCCGGCTGAAGGTCTTCCAGGAGTGCACGGTGACCCGGGTACTCAAGGACGGTGACAGGGTCTCGGGCGCGTTCTGCTACGAACGCGAGTCCGGCCGCTTCTTCGTGCTGGAGGCTCCGGCGGTCGTGCTCGCCACCGGCGGCATCGGCAAGTCCTTCAAGGTGACCTCCAACTCCTGGGAGTACACCGGCGACGGGCACGCGCTGGCGCTGCTCGCCGGGGCGCCGCTGCTGAACATGGAGTTCGTGCAGTTCCATCCCACCGGAATGGTCTGGCCGCCCTCGGTGAAGGGCATCCTCGTCACCGAGTCGGTGCGCGGCGACGGAGGGGTGCTGCGCAACTCCGAGGGCAGGCGGTTCATGTTCGACTACGTCCCGGACGTCTTCAAGGAGAAGTACGCGGAGACGGAGGAGGAGGGCGACCGCTGGTACGAGGACCCCGACAACAACCGGCGCCCTCCCGAGCTGCTCCCCCGCGACGAGGTCGCCCGGGCCATCAACGCCGAGGTGAAGGCGGGCCGCGGCTCTCCGCACGGCGGGGTGTTCCTGGACGTCTCGACCCGGATGCCGGCAGAGGTGATCAGGCGCCGGCTGCCGTCCATGTACCACCAGTTCAAGGAGCTGGCGGACGTGGACATCACGGCGGAGGCCATGGAGGTCGGGCCGACCTGCCACTACGTGATGGGCGGCATCGCCGTCGAGTCGGACACGGCGTCCGCGGTCGGCGTGCCCGGCCTGTACGCGGCGGGCGAGGTCGCCGGCGGCATGCACGGCTCCAACCGTCTGGGCGGCAACTCGCTGTCCGATCTGCTGGTCTTCGGGCGGCGCGCCGGACTGCACGCCGCCGAGTACGCTGCCGGCCTCGCGGACGCACGCCCCGCGGTCGACGAGGAGCAGATCGACGCGGCCGCGGCGGAGGCACTGCGGCCCTTCAGCGCCGAGGGTCCCGAGCCCGACGCACCGCCGGAGAACCCGTACACGCTCCACCAGGAGCTCCAGCAGGCGATGAACGACCTGGTCGGCATCATCCGGCGGGAGTCCGAGATGGCGCAGGCGCTCAGGAAGCTCGCGGACCTGCGGGTCCGCGCCCGCCGGGCGGGCGTGGAGGGACACCGCCAGTTCAACCCGGGCTGGCACCTCGCCCTCGACCTGCGCAACATGCTGCTGGTCAGCGAGTGCATCGCCCGGTCGGCCCTGGAGCGCACCGAGAGCCGCGGCGGCCACACCCGCGAGGACCACCCGGCGATGGAGCGCGAGTGGCGCCGGATCAACCTGCTGTGCCGGCTCGCCGACCGCACGCTGTCCTTCGGCCCGGTGGAGCCCGGCGCTCCGGCAGCCGACCCCGTACGGGGCCAGATCGACCTCGCACGGGAGACCACCGAGCCCATCCGCCACGACCTGCTCGCCCTCTTCGAGAAGGAAGAGCTGGTCAAGTACCTCGCCGAAGAGGAGCTGTACGAATGA